A single genomic interval of Bradyrhizobium sp. sBnM-33 harbors:
- a CDS encoding transporter substrate-binding domain-containing protein gives MPYLNVQLTNARLHRTISAWLVGVSIACALTAVGGNAAQAQTQPRPAVEAAPQAVPGFWDPRRRPDRPDMSRLTVIRFLTETDYPPFNFTGPDGNPAGFNVDLARALCDEIKISCTIQMRRFETLVDAITSNRGDAIIASMAVTPALRARLDFTDPYYRAPARFVSRREAVMPEVRPEYLEGKKVGVIAGTSHEAYLKAMFTDAEIKSYPNDDALRLALRRSEVDFIFGDAISLAFWINGTDSAECCAFSGGPFVESRYFGEGIGIAVRKGNDLLRTSLNWALFRIWEKGRFTDLWLRYFSISPF, from the coding sequence ATGCCATATCTTAACGTCCAGTTAACCAATGCAAGACTGCATCGAACCATCAGCGCGTGGCTGGTCGGGGTGTCGATCGCGTGCGCGTTGACGGCTGTCGGCGGCAATGCGGCGCAGGCGCAAACCCAGCCCCGTCCGGCCGTCGAGGCGGCTCCGCAGGCGGTGCCCGGCTTCTGGGACCCGCGGCGGCGCCCGGACCGGCCGGACATGTCGCGCCTCACCGTGATCCGGTTCCTGACCGAGACTGATTATCCACCGTTCAACTTTACCGGTCCCGACGGCAATCCCGCCGGCTTCAACGTCGACCTGGCGCGCGCGCTGTGCGACGAGATCAAGATTTCCTGCACCATCCAGATGCGCCGGTTCGAGACGCTGGTCGACGCCATCACCAGCAACCGCGGCGACGCCATCATCGCTTCCATGGCGGTGACGCCGGCCCTGCGCGCAAGGCTCGACTTCACCGATCCCTATTACCGCGCGCCGGCGCGCTTCGTGTCACGGCGTGAGGCCGTGATGCCGGAGGTTCGCCCGGAATATCTCGAAGGCAAGAAGGTCGGCGTCATCGCCGGCACCTCGCACGAGGCCTATCTGAAGGCGATGTTCACCGACGCCGAGATCAAATCCTATCCCAACGACGACGCGCTGCGGTTGGCGCTCAGACGTAGCGAGGTCGACTTTATCTTTGGCGACGCGATCTCGCTCGCGTTCTGGATCAACGGCACCGATTCGGCCGAATGCTGCGCGTTCTCGGGCGGGCCCTTTGTCGAGAGCCGCTATTTCGGCGAAGGTATCGGCATCGCCGTGCGCAAGGGCAATGATCTGCTGCGGACGTCGCTGAACTGGGCGCTGTTCCGGATCTGGGAAAAAGGCCGCTTCACCGATCTGTGGCTGCGGTATTTTTCGATCAGTCCGTTTTGA
- a CDS encoding SCO family protein — MDRTIRPLVIIAAFAASLAIGLTIMLWAMGGLRTVTAPAAIGGPFQLTDQSGQTVTEQNLKGKPTLIFFGFTHCPDVCPTALFEISEVLKAMGKDADRVNAWFVSVDPERDTAAAMKDYLSSFDPHLKGLTGSPDAVAKVLSAYRVYARKVPLKDGDYTMDHTALVYLMDRDGNFVAPFNLKRAPEEAAKDLKRYL, encoded by the coding sequence ATGGACCGGACGATCCGCCCGCTGGTGATTATCGCTGCCTTCGCTGCGAGCCTTGCGATCGGGCTGACGATCATGCTGTGGGCAATGGGCGGCTTGCGAACCGTCACAGCGCCGGCCGCGATCGGCGGGCCGTTTCAACTGACCGATCAGTCCGGCCAGACCGTCACCGAGCAGAATTTGAAGGGCAAGCCGACACTGATCTTCTTCGGCTTCACCCATTGCCCCGATGTCTGCCCGACGGCGCTATTCGAGATTTCGGAAGTGCTGAAGGCGATGGGCAAGGACGCCGATCGCGTCAACGCCTGGTTCGTCTCAGTCGATCCCGAGCGCGATACCGCCGCCGCGATGAAGGACTATCTCTCCAGCTTCGACCCGCATTTGAAGGGGCTGACCGGCTCGCCGGACGCGGTGGCGAAAGTGCTTTCGGCCTACCGGGTCTATGCCCGGAAAGTCCCGCTCAAGGACGGTGACTACACCATGGACCATACCGCGCTGGTCTATCTGATGGACCGCGACGGCAATTTCGTAGCGCCCTTCAATCTGAAACGGGCGCCGGAGGAAGCCGCCAAGGATTTGAAGCGCTATCTCTGA
- a CDS encoding cytochrome B6, which yields MSKRLRIALPLAGAALLAVAALAGPLPPDATYRPLPTLPFDAVKALDEAQKTQVMQRQQALLEQRYDLSNRPIANVIMSGGRKPVQGGVRVKLPAGVTWDSLSAMSPDEIRERGLLPAGFMPLPHVKQATGGQVFPNQQIDEVGRQELRNIRRFDIDFDLPDRFTPEFPPPIFLTTHPELGDVSHGQLLTIKNHYQLMVGLLTPVQMEGLRLLLTPFPQEEFNQTEDRKSADQSLGVTCLDCHANFHTNAAFHLTPDVRPQAARFRLDTVSLRGMFNQQIHGSKRSLRSVEDFTQFEQRTAYFNGDHVSAQRKGVNLPDRFDQVPMMAQMQNIIDFPPAPKLNPMGRLDPSKATQQELAGEQVFLGKGQCGQCHTPQTSFLDNNMHDLKLERFYNIGQTVNGLVALPDGSIKTLTLRGIKDSPPYFHDGRLLTLADTVEFFNLVLGLKLTQEEKDSLVAYMLTL from the coding sequence ATGTCAAAACGCCTGAGAATTGCTCTTCCGCTGGCCGGAGCAGCCCTGCTTGCAGTCGCCGCGCTGGCTGGCCCGCTGCCTCCCGACGCGACCTATCGGCCACTTCCAACGCTGCCGTTCGATGCCGTCAAGGCGCTCGACGAGGCCCAGAAGACGCAGGTCATGCAGCGTCAGCAGGCCCTGCTTGAGCAGCGCTACGACCTCTCGAATCGGCCGATCGCCAACGTCATAATGTCAGGCGGGCGAAAGCCGGTGCAGGGGGGTGTGCGTGTCAAGCTCCCCGCAGGCGTTACCTGGGACAGCCTGTCGGCGATGAGTCCGGACGAGATCCGCGAGCGCGGCCTGCTGCCGGCCGGATTCATGCCGCTGCCGCACGTTAAACAGGCGACCGGCGGTCAGGTTTTCCCGAACCAGCAGATCGATGAGGTGGGCCGGCAGGAGCTCCGCAATATCAGGCGGTTCGATATCGACTTCGACCTTCCGGATCGGTTCACGCCCGAGTTTCCACCGCCGATCTTTCTCACAACGCACCCGGAGTTGGGCGACGTCTCCCACGGCCAGCTCCTGACAATCAAGAACCACTATCAACTGATGGTCGGCCTCCTTACCCCTGTGCAAATGGAGGGACTGCGTCTCCTGCTGACGCCGTTCCCGCAGGAAGAGTTCAACCAGACAGAGGATCGCAAGAGCGCGGACCAGAGTCTTGGCGTCACCTGCCTCGACTGCCATGCCAATTTCCACACCAACGCGGCCTTCCACCTGACGCCTGACGTTCGTCCGCAGGCGGCGCGCTTCCGCCTCGACACGGTGAGCCTTCGTGGCATGTTCAACCAGCAGATTCACGGCTCGAAGCGATCGCTGCGCTCGGTCGAGGACTTCACCCAATTCGAGCAGCGGACGGCGTATTTCAACGGCGATCACGTCAGCGCGCAACGCAAGGGCGTGAACCTGCCGGACCGATTTGATCAGGTGCCGATGATGGCGCAGATGCAAAACATCATCGACTTCCCGCCAGCACCGAAGCTCAACCCAATGGGACGCCTGGACCCCAGCAAGGCGACCCAGCAGGAACTCGCAGGAGAACAGGTCTTTCTGGGCAAGGGCCAGTGCGGACAATGCCATACGCCGCAGACATCGTTCCTGGACAACAATATGCACGATCTGAAGCTCGAGCGCTTCTACAACATAGGCCAGACCGTCAACGGCCTGGTGGCGTTGCCCGACGGATCGATCAAGACCTTGACGTTGCGCGGCATCAAGGACTCGCCGCCCTATTTTCATGATGGGCGGCTGCTGACGCTCGCCGACACGGTCGAGTTCTTCAACCTGGTGCTCGGCCTGAAGCTGACACAGGAGGAGAAGGATTCGCTGGTGGCCTACATGCTCACGCTGTGA
- a CDS encoding DUF4142 domain-containing protein: MEFGKLAAQKASGRAVKEFAEHMIRDHSAANDRLAALVRTVGIAPPDRLDEEHKAMHVRLQQSDGAQFDHAYIQGQIIEHQKAAQLLQYEIGSGENAELKDFASDILPTVLGHLRMAQAIAMEMAQQAQADVPPTDREKRK; encoded by the coding sequence GTGGAGTTCGGCAAGCTTGCGGCACAAAAAGCATCGGGCCGTGCCGTAAAGGAATTTGCCGAGCACATGATCCGCGATCACAGCGCCGCCAACGACAGGCTAGCGGCACTCGTAAGGACAGTCGGCATCGCGCCGCCCGATCGACTGGACGAGGAACACAAAGCCATGCACGTCAGGCTCCAACAATCTGACGGTGCCCAGTTCGACCACGCCTACATCCAGGGCCAGATCATCGAGCATCAGAAGGCAGCACAGCTTCTGCAATACGAGATCGGTTCAGGAGAGAACGCGGAACTGAAGGACTTCGCATCGGACATCCTGCCGACCGTACTGGGCCATCTCCGGATGGCGCAGGCCATTGCCATGGAAATGGCGCAGCAAGCCCAAGCTGACGTACCGCCAACAGATCGAGAGAAGCGAAAGTAA
- a CDS encoding ferritin-like domain-containing protein produces MPTSARDIFVVGLRNAHSMEVQARELLERQSERLDDYPQVKAKVRAHLEETNGQLRRLEQCLESCGETTSSLKDTAQSVMGNTAAMLNAMAGDEILKNTFANNAFEHFEIAAYKSLLELCSPAGMESARAPLQASLQEEQEMAAWIDANVGNVTREYVAHEARAA; encoded by the coding sequence ATGCCTACCAGTGCTCGTGATATTTTTGTGGTCGGATTGCGTAACGCACATTCGATGGAGGTCCAGGCCCGTGAGCTGCTGGAGCGGCAGTCTGAGCGGCTGGATGATTACCCGCAAGTCAAGGCCAAGGTTCGAGCCCATCTGGAAGAAACCAATGGCCAGCTCAGGCGATTGGAGCAGTGCCTCGAGTCCTGCGGCGAAACGACCTCGAGCCTAAAGGATACGGCGCAATCGGTAATGGGCAACACCGCTGCGATGCTGAACGCGATGGCAGGCGACGAAATTCTGAAGAATACGTTCGCAAACAATGCGTTCGAGCATTTTGAGATCGCGGCCTACAAGTCCCTGTTGGAGCTTTGTAGCCCAGCCGGCATGGAATCCGCGCGTGCCCCGCTTCAGGCATCACTCCAGGAGGAACAGGAGATGGCCGCCTGGATCGATGCAAACGTTGGAAACGTGACTCGCGAGTACGTCGCCCACGAAGCGCGCGCTGCCTAG
- a CDS encoding FAD-binding dehydrogenase, with protein MADDADVIVVGSGLAGLVAATEIADAGKRVIVVDQEGEQSLGGQAFWSFGGLFLVDSPEQRRLGIKDSFDLALQDWMGTAGFDRGDDHWPKRWAEAYVAFAAGEKRDWLRAMGHRIFPVVGWAERGGYDAMGHGNSVPRFHVTWGTGPGIVEPFERRAREAQKNGRLTFKFRHRVDTLVMTNGAVEGVGGSVLEPDSVERGRSSSRQVIGDFTLRAQAVIVASGGIGGNHDMVRQNWPKRLGEPPKFMVSGVPEHVDGRMIGITEAAGARLINRDRMWHYVEGIRNWNPIWPRHGIRILPGPSSMWFDATGKRLPAPLFPGSDTLGQLQYIMSTGYDYSWFILTQSIIKKEFALSGSEQNPDLTGKSWRMTIKRATNKGAPAPVEAFKQNGADFIVRDNLGDLVSAMNALAGSDLLKLDHIKAQIEARDREITNPYVKDAQVMNLHNARRYIGDKLIRTAKPHRILDPEHGPLIAVKLNILTRKTLGGFETDLDSRVFGTNGEIIRGLYAAGEAAGFGGGGMHGYRSLEGTFLGGCLFSGRNAGRAAAKAAS; from the coding sequence ATGGCTGATGACGCAGACGTAATCGTGGTTGGCAGTGGCTTGGCGGGGCTGGTCGCGGCGACGGAGATCGCAGATGCCGGCAAGCGCGTCATTGTCGTCGACCAGGAAGGCGAACAAAGCCTTGGCGGACAAGCCTTTTGGTCGTTCGGCGGATTGTTTCTGGTCGACTCTCCCGAACAGCGCCGGCTCGGCATTAAGGATTCGTTTGATCTCGCATTGCAGGACTGGATGGGGACCGCGGGCTTCGACCGCGGCGACGACCATTGGCCCAAGCGGTGGGCGGAAGCCTATGTGGCGTTCGCCGCCGGCGAGAAGCGCGACTGGCTCCGCGCGATGGGCCACCGTATTTTTCCGGTGGTCGGCTGGGCCGAGCGCGGCGGCTATGACGCAATGGGCCATGGCAATTCAGTGCCGCGCTTTCACGTCACCTGGGGCACCGGCCCCGGCATCGTCGAGCCGTTCGAGCGCCGCGCGCGCGAAGCGCAAAAAAATGGCCGGTTAACGTTCAAGTTCCGCCACCGCGTCGACACACTCGTGATGACGAACGGCGCGGTTGAGGGGGTCGGCGGTTCTGTGCTCGAACCTGATAGCGTCGAGCGCGGCAGGAGCTCCTCGCGCCAGGTGATCGGCGATTTCACGCTGCGGGCGCAGGCGGTGATCGTCGCTTCCGGCGGCATCGGCGGCAATCATGACATGGTCCGGCAGAACTGGCCGAAGCGCCTGGGCGAGCCGCCGAAATTCATGGTCTCCGGCGTCCCCGAACATGTCGATGGCCGCATGATCGGCATCACCGAGGCCGCCGGCGCGCGACTGATCAACCGCGACCGGATGTGGCATTATGTCGAGGGCATCCGGAACTGGAACCCGATCTGGCCACGCCACGGCATCCGTATCCTGCCCGGCCCCTCCTCGATGTGGTTCGACGCCACGGGCAAACGCCTGCCCGCGCCACTCTTCCCCGGCTCCGACACGCTCGGCCAACTGCAATACATCATGTCGACCGGCTATGATTATTCCTGGTTCATCCTGACCCAGAGCATCATCAAAAAGGAGTTTGCGCTCTCCGGCTCCGAGCAGAATCCCGACCTCACAGGCAAGAGCTGGCGCATGACGATCAAGCGCGCCACCAACAAGGGGGCGCCGGCGCCGGTGGAAGCGTTCAAGCAGAACGGCGCCGATTTCATCGTGCGCGACAATCTCGGCGACCTCGTCAGCGCGATGAACGCGCTCGCAGGCAGCGACCTGCTCAAGCTCGATCACATCAAGGCGCAAATCGAGGCGCGCGACCGCGAGATCACCAATCCTTACGTCAAGGACGCGCAGGTGATGAACCTGCACAATGCGCGCCGCTACATCGGCGACAAGTTGATCCGCACCGCAAAGCCGCATCGAATTCTCGACCCCGAACACGGACCGCTGATTGCGGTCAAGCTCAACATCCTGACGCGCAAGACGCTGGGCGGTTTCGAGACCGATCTCGACTCGCGCGTGTTCGGCACCAACGGCGAGATCATCCGGGGGCTTTACGCCGCCGGCGAAGCCGCCGGATTTGGCGGCGGCGGCATGCATGGCTACCGCTCGCTGGAAGGCACCTTCCTCGGCGGCTGCCTGTTCTCGGGGAGGAATGCGGGACGCGCGGCGGCCAAGGCGGCTTCCTGA
- a CDS encoding RidA family protein translates to MTIQRFETGPRMSQVIVHGNTVYLAGVVAGKAAGKSVTEQTQDILSIIDGHLAKAGTDKSKLLSATIYITDMKTFPEMNAVWDGWVSAGNTPARATVEAKLAAPQYNVEIMVVAAK, encoded by the coding sequence ATGACCATCCAGCGCTTCGAAACCGGACCTCGCATGAGCCAGGTCATCGTCCACGGCAACACCGTCTATCTCGCGGGCGTCGTTGCCGGCAAGGCCGCCGGCAAGAGCGTGACCGAGCAGACGCAGGACATTCTGTCGATCATCGACGGCCATCTCGCCAAGGCCGGCACCGACAAATCGAAGCTGTTGTCGGCCACGATCTATATCACCGACATGAAGACCTTTCCCGAGATGAACGCGGTGTGGGACGGCTGGGTCTCGGCCGGCAACACGCCGGCGCGCGCCACCGTCGAGGCCAAGCTCGCCGCTCCGCAATACAATGTCGAGATCATGGTGGTCGCGGCGAAGTAA
- a CDS encoding alpha/beta fold hydrolase yields MVEKPKRPEEHAGADWTQVWLWPLEATRLALDSYAQWIADQKPAPSRAPEQTPLAWTTPNAVLQLQSMRLREFSRGDAGQPVLVCAPYALHGALVADFAPGHSLVGALQRGGMNRIYVTDWRSATLEMRHLSIDNYLAELNVAIDEIGAPVDLVGLCQGGWLSLVYAARFPGKVRRLVLAGAPVDVSTPSELSKMVAALPRQAFEQMVQQGGGIVNGEHMLRFWNIPFSQHDVEAVLQRNLRDRSDEARMLLDRFKRWDRAPLDLPGVYYLEVTDRVFRQNQIAEGRFVALGRRIDLAEVRVPVFLLAGENDIVVPRDQAFATVRLLGTQPAWLERASEPCDHLSLFMGRKVLSHSWRRIAQWLQADIGDVTGERISA; encoded by the coding sequence GTGGTAGAGAAGCCAAAGAGGCCGGAGGAACATGCGGGCGCCGACTGGACGCAGGTGTGGCTGTGGCCGCTCGAAGCCACGCGATTGGCGCTCGACAGCTACGCGCAATGGATCGCCGATCAGAAACCTGCGCCTTCCCGCGCGCCGGAGCAGACACCGCTCGCCTGGACCACGCCAAACGCGGTGTTGCAACTTCAGTCGATGCGATTGCGCGAGTTTTCGCGAGGGGATGCGGGGCAGCCGGTGCTCGTTTGCGCGCCCTATGCGCTGCACGGCGCGCTGGTTGCGGACTTCGCGCCGGGCCACAGTCTGGTAGGGGCGTTGCAACGAGGCGGCATGAACCGCATCTATGTCACGGACTGGCGCTCGGCCACGCTGGAAATGCGCCATCTGTCGATCGACAATTATCTTGCCGAGCTCAACGTCGCGATCGACGAGATCGGCGCGCCGGTCGATCTTGTCGGCCTGTGCCAGGGCGGGTGGCTGTCGCTGGTCTACGCTGCTCGTTTTCCCGGCAAGGTGCGGCGGCTGGTGCTCGCCGGCGCTCCGGTTGATGTTTCCACGCCGTCAGAACTCTCGAAGATGGTGGCCGCACTTCCCCGTCAGGCTTTCGAGCAGATGGTGCAGCAGGGAGGAGGAATCGTGAACGGCGAGCACATGCTGCGGTTCTGGAACATTCCGTTCAGCCAGCATGACGTCGAAGCCGTGCTGCAAAGGAATCTTCGCGATCGATCGGACGAGGCCCGCATGCTGCTGGACCGTTTCAAGCGCTGGGATCGCGCGCCGCTGGATCTGCCGGGAGTCTATTATCTCGAGGTGACCGACCGCGTGTTTCGTCAGAACCAGATCGCTGAAGGACGTTTCGTCGCCCTCGGTCGCCGGATCGATCTCGCCGAGGTGCGCGTGCCGGTCTTCCTGCTGGCGGGAGAGAACGACATCGTGGTCCCGCGCGATCAGGCGTTCGCCACAGTTCGGCTATTGGGCACGCAACCAGCGTGGCTGGAACGGGCCTCCGAACCATGCGATCACCTCAGCCTGTTCATGGGGCGAAAAGTTCTGAGCCATTCCTGGCGCCGGATCGCCCAGTGGCTTCAGGCTGATATCGGCGATGTCACGGGCGAACGGATCAGCGCGTGA
- a CDS encoding nuclear transport factor 2 family protein: MTDINKIARSYIELWNERTPSRRREILSQNWTSDARYVDPLMSGDGHDGVDALIAGVQQRFPDFRFRLIGEPNGFGDYVRFSWGLGPEGGDTPIKGTDFAVLSDGRIRSITGFLDQVPAGA; the protein is encoded by the coding sequence ATGACCGACATCAACAAGATCGCCCGCAGCTACATCGAACTGTGGAATGAGCGGACGCCAAGCCGCCGCCGCGAAATTCTCAGCCAGAACTGGACGAGTGATGCCCGATATGTCGACCCGCTGATGTCGGGCGACGGCCATGACGGCGTGGACGCGCTGATCGCTGGCGTGCAGCAGCGGTTTCCGGATTTCAGGTTCAGGCTGATCGGCGAGCCGAATGGTTTTGGCGACTACGTCCGCTTCTCCTGGGGCCTCGGCCCCGAAGGCGGCGATACTCCGATCAAGGGCACGGATTTCGCCGTTCTTAGCGACGGCCGCATCCGCAGCATCACCGGCTTCCTCGATCAGGTGCCGGCGGGGGCATAG
- a CDS encoding VOC family protein, with the protein MTIELTRRTLLHLAGASSLSAAAVAAAQAEGVADGGPTFANRTPMRIGMVTLRVRNLDLVTDYYRDAIGLTVMQRTATGARLGAGGVALLDLTLRAGAASEARNAAGLYHTAFLMPTRKDLARWLVQAATNKVPLSGFADHLVSESVYLDDPEGNGIEVYADRAPESWKWDGGTVAMATDPLDIDGLLALTNPRISNYAAAPDGLRIGHMHLRVGDLEQADRFYGGAIGFDPTRKRTGAAFLSSGRYHHHLGINVWQSAGAGRRNDAATGLAWFSLEVASEEILQAQEQRLRQAGAPAAAITNSIETADPWGTKVRLIKV; encoded by the coding sequence ATGACCATCGAGCTGACGCGCCGCACACTGCTCCACCTCGCCGGCGCCTCGTCGCTATCAGCCGCGGCCGTTGCCGCGGCGCAGGCAGAGGGCGTGGCCGACGGAGGACCGACCTTCGCCAACCGCACACCGATGCGGATCGGCATGGTGACCTTGCGCGTGCGTAACCTCGATCTCGTCACCGATTACTATCGCGATGCGATCGGGCTCACCGTGATGCAGCGCACGGCTACGGGTGCCCGTCTCGGCGCGGGCGGCGTGGCGCTGCTTGATCTCACCCTGCGCGCGGGCGCCGCCAGCGAGGCACGGAATGCGGCGGGCCTCTATCACACCGCCTTCCTGATGCCGACCCGCAAGGATCTCGCGCGCTGGCTGGTGCAGGCCGCGACGAACAAGGTGCCGCTCTCCGGCTTTGCCGACCATCTTGTCAGCGAGTCCGTCTATCTCGACGATCCCGAAGGCAACGGCATCGAGGTCTACGCCGACCGCGCGCCCGAAAGCTGGAAGTGGGATGGCGGCACGGTGGCGATGGCCACCGACCCGCTCGATATCGACGGCCTGCTGGCGCTGACAAATCCGCGCATCTCCAACTATGCCGCGGCACCCGACGGCCTTCGCATCGGCCACATGCACCTGCGCGTCGGCGACCTCGAACAGGCCGACCGCTTTTATGGCGGCGCCATCGGCTTCGATCCGACGCGCAAACGAACCGGTGCCGCGTTCCTATCATCGGGACGCTATCACCATCACCTCGGCATCAATGTCTGGCAGAGCGCCGGCGCCGGCCGGCGGAATGATGCGGCCACGGGACTTGCATGGTTTTCGCTCGAGGTCGCGTCGGAGGAGATCCTGCAGGCCCAGGAGCAGCGCCTGCGGCAGGCCGGCGCGCCGGCGGCTGCGATTACGAACAGCATCGAGACCGCCGATCCCTGGGGCACCAAGGTGCGGCTAATCAAGGTTTGA
- a CDS encoding glycoside hydrolase family 130 protein produces MRTEGTLLQATFINRRALHLRPDPARVIVRPFKPATEPRDLNPTDKTRANHIVERVLNLDSQAAAGQLADVLENFQGRHRNLLKTFELRADEMEEALLAHSTFSEVQRQLIGAYFVHEYSFEASALFNPSIVPHPDQSGIPSGSLRFILSLRAVGEGHVSSLTFRAGTIAADGSITVDPTARLATSPRVTHRTAGPSGDEVDVVFELAPDISERVIFPVTESQSNGIEDARFVQFSDGGRTTYYATYTAYKGTAIRSELIETADFLSFRMTPLQGAAARNKGMALFPRKIDGRYAMIARQDNENLYLVYSDDLYRWEGGQAVLRPQFPWEFVQIGNCGSPIELEEGWLMLTHGVGPVRKYSIGAALLDKRDPSRVLARSREPLLRPEPSEREGYVPNVVYTCGAMTHNGQLILPYAVSDTYSNFATIEISALMRSMA; encoded by the coding sequence ATGCGAACAGAGGGCACGCTGTTGCAAGCCACGTTTATCAATCGGCGGGCGCTCCATCTGCGGCCTGATCCTGCGCGCGTGATCGTGCGTCCGTTCAAGCCAGCGACCGAACCGCGCGATCTCAACCCGACCGACAAGACACGCGCCAACCATATTGTCGAGCGCGTTCTCAATCTCGATTCGCAGGCTGCGGCCGGCCAATTAGCGGACGTGCTGGAGAATTTTCAGGGCCGGCACCGCAACTTGCTAAAGACGTTTGAGCTGCGTGCCGATGAGATGGAGGAGGCGCTGCTGGCGCACTCTACGTTTTCCGAAGTGCAGCGCCAACTGATCGGCGCCTACTTCGTGCACGAATATTCCTTCGAAGCGTCGGCACTGTTCAATCCAAGCATCGTGCCGCACCCCGACCAGTCGGGAATCCCGAGCGGCAGCCTGCGCTTCATTCTGAGCCTCCGAGCCGTCGGCGAGGGGCATGTATCGTCGCTGACGTTTCGCGCCGGCACGATCGCGGCGGATGGCAGCATTACAGTCGATCCGACCGCCCGGCTCGCTACGAGTCCCCGGGTCACGCACCGGACCGCCGGACCGAGCGGCGATGAAGTCGATGTCGTTTTCGAGCTGGCACCGGACATCAGCGAACGGGTGATCTTTCCGGTGACGGAGTCGCAATCGAACGGCATCGAAGACGCGCGCTTCGTCCAATTCAGCGACGGCGGTCGGACGACCTATTACGCAACTTATACCGCCTATAAGGGCACTGCCATCCGATCGGAGTTGATCGAAACCGCCGACTTCCTCTCGTTTCGGATGACGCCGCTGCAAGGCGCAGCCGCGCGCAACAAGGGCATGGCGCTCTTCCCGCGGAAAATCGATGGCAGGTACGCCATGATTGCGCGACAGGACAACGAGAATCTCTATCTGGTTTATTCGGACGATCTCTACAGATGGGAAGGCGGTCAGGCGGTCCTGAGGCCGCAATTTCCCTGGGAGTTCGTGCAGATCGGCAACTGCGGATCGCCAATCGAACTGGAGGAGGGCTGGCTGATGTTGACGCACGGTGTCGGCCCGGTCCGGAAATATTCGATCGGCGCAGCGCTGCTGGACAAGCGCGACCCCTCCAGGGTGCTGGCACGTTCGCGTGAACCGTTGCTGCGACCCGAACCATCCGAACGCGAAGGCTACGTTCCCAATGTGGTCTATACCTGCGGGGCGATGACGCACAACGGTCAACTCATTTTGCCTTACGCCGTCTCGGATACGTACTCCAACTTTGCGACAATCGAAATTTCTGCGCTGATGCGATCGATGGCCTGA